Proteins encoded within one genomic window of Setaria italica strain Yugu1 chromosome IV, Setaria_italica_v2.0, whole genome shotgun sequence:
- the LOC101784328 gene encoding E2F transcription factor-like E2FE, protein MDAASAAAGPSSSAAEAAAAGPSSSAAAARPSSSSGAEPPAAAAQPPPPAAAPQVLFQVPVQVGGASSGSGSSVARACRHHAYSRKQKSLGLLCSNFVALYDREDVETIGLDDAAKRLGVERRRIYDIVNVLESVGILVRRAKNRYTWLGFGGVPAALKELKERALREMSGSPVLLPMEESSTANLSDDEDDKLEDGDEDAESEKLSQSIDNTSDKPDAPGCRLRSDHRKEKSLGLLTQNFVKLFLTMEVETVSLDEAARLLLGEGHAESNMRTKVRRLYDIANVLSSLNLIEKTQQAETRKPAFRWLGQAKRMQENNVTVALAPVRPNKRAFGTDLTNIDNKRGRLDSAMENKAKLMQGAGNIVKTFERQLGQGNRSDFVYGPFHPAVAKKQETDDHTIKQKERRTIQDWENLAVSFRPQYQNQALNDLFGHYVEAWKSWYLDLTRETSS, encoded by the exons ATGGACGCCGCCTCCGCAGCCGCCGGGCCCTCCTCTTCCGCCGCTGAAGCCGCGGCCGCCGGTCCCTCCTCTTCAGCCGCGGCCGCgaggccctcctcctcctccggcgccgagcctcccgcggccgccgcccagccgccgcctccggcggcggctccgcaGGTGCTGTTCCAGGTGCCCGTGCAGGTCGGCGGCGCCAgcagcgggagcgggagcagcGTCGCGCGGGCCTGCCGGCACCACGCGTACAGCCGCAAGCAGAAGTCGCTCGGCCTGCTCTGCTCCAA CTTCGTGGCGCTGTACGACCGGGAGGACGTGGAGACGATTGGGCTGGACGACGCGGCCAAGCGGCTCGGCGTCGAGCGCCGCCGGATCTACGACATCGTCAACGTGCTCGAGAGCGTCGGG ATTCTTGTGCGGAGGGCCAAGAATCGGTACACGTGGCTCGGATTCGGGGGAGTCCCTGCAGCGCTGAAAGAGCTCAAG GAGAGGGCGTTGAGGGAGATGTCCGGATCACCAGTGTTACTGCCCATGGAGGAGTCATCCACTGCTAAT CTCTCTGACGATGAAGATGATAAATTGGAGGATGGTGATGAGGATGCTGAGAGCGAGAAGCTCAGCCAGTCCATTGACAATACATCTGATAAGCCTGACGCACCTGGCTGCCGCCTTAGATCTG ATCATCGGAAGGAGAAGTCCCTCGGGTTGCTCACTCAGAATTTTGTCAAGCTCTTCCTCACCATGGAG GTTGAGACGGTCTCACTGGATGAAGCTGCTAGGCTTCTCCTTGGAGAGGGACATGCTGAGAGCAATATGAGAA CTAAAGTTCGGCGATTGTATGACATTGCCAATGTACTATCTTCTTTGAACCTCATTGAGAAG ACACAGCAAGCTGAGACAAGAAAGCCTGCGTTCCGGTGGCTGGGCCAAGCAAAGCGAATGCAAGAGAACAATGTCACGGTTGCTCTAGCCCCTGTCAGGCCCAATAAAAGAGCATTTGGTACTGATCTTACAAACATTGACAATAAGCGGGGCAGGTTGGACTCCGCAATGGAGAACAAAGCCAAGCTCATGCAGGGTGCTGGCAACATAGTGAAGACTTTTGAGAGGCAGCTGGGGCAAGGAAACAGGAGTGACTTTGTTTATGGGCCCTTCCACCCTGCTGTTGCAAAGAAACAGGAAACTGATGATCACACCATTAAGCAGAAGGAGAGAAGGACCATTCAGGACTGGGAAAACCTTGCTGTGTCCTTCCGTCCGCAATACCAAAACCAAG CGTTGAATGATCTTTTTGGTCATTATGTGGAAGCATGGAAATCATGGTACTTGGATCTTACACGGGAAACATCATCATGA
- the LOC101763108 gene encoding pyruvate dehydrogenase E1 component subunit alpha-2, mitochondrial, with translation MAAAILRRLSPTPAGSPRVSPLPLPPLFARGVSDSTDPITVETSVPFKSHLVEPPSRSATTSARELLSFFRDMSLMRRFEIAADSLYKAKLIRGFCHLYDGQEAVAVGMEAAITRADAIITAYRDHCAYLARGGDPVSAFAELMGRRDGCSRGKGGSMHFYKRDANFFGGHGIVGAQVPLGCGIAFAQRYRKEGTVTFDLYGDGAANQGQLFEVLNMAALWKLPVILVCENNHYGMGTAEWKASKSPAYYKRGDYVPGLKVDGMDVLAVKQACKFAKDHVLENGPIILEMDTYRYHGHSMSDPGSTYRTRDEIAGIRQERDPIERVRKLMLAHDFATAQELKDMEKEIRKQVDAAIAKAKESPMPDPSELFTNVYVNDCGWESFGVDRKVLRTVLP, from the exons atggccgcggccaTTCTCCGCCGCCTCAGCCCCACCCCCGCTGGCAGCCCGCGCGTGTCCCCGCTACCGCTACCACCCCTCTTCGCCCGCGGGGTCTCCGACTCCACGGACCCGATCACCGTGGAGACCTCGGTGCCCTTCAAGTCCCACCTCGTGGAGCCTCCCTCccgctccgccaccacctcggCCCGCGAGCTCCTCTCCTTCTTCCGCGACATGTCCCTCATGCGCCGCTTCGAGATCGCGGCGGACTCCCTCTACAAGGCCAAGCTCATCCGGGGCTTCTGCCACCTCTACGACGGGCAGGAGGCCGTCGCCGTGGGCATGGAGGCCGCCATCACCCGCGCCGACGCCATCATCACCGCTTACCGCGACCACTGCGCCTACCTCGCCCGCGGCGGGGACCCCGTCTCCGCCTTCGCCGAGCTCATGGGCCGCCGCGACGGCTGCTCCAGGGGGAAGGGGGGATCCATGCACTTCTACAAGCGCGACGCCAACTTCTTCGGAGGGCATGGCATCGTCGGTGCGCAGGTGCCGCTCGGCTGCGGCATCGCCTTCGCGCAGAGGTACAGGAAGGAGGGCACCGTCACCTTCGACCTctacggcgacggcgccgccaaCCAGGGGCAGCTCTTCGAGGTGCTCAACATGGCCGCGCTCTGGAAGCTGCCGGTCATATTGGTCTGCGAGAACAACCACT ATGGAATGGGGACTGCAGAGTGGAAGGCATCCAAGAGCCCAGCTTACTACAAGCGCGGGGACTATGTGCCTGGGTTGAAG GTTGATGGAATGGATGTTCTTGCAGTGAAGCAGGCTTGCAAATTTGCCAAAGATCATGTCCTCGAAAATGGACCAATT ATTCTTGAGATGGACACCTATAGATACCATGGGCACTCTATGTCAGATCCAGGTAGCACCTACCGCACTAGGGATGAGATTGCAGGGATAAGACAG GAGCGTGATCCAATCGAAAGGGTTAGGAAGCTCATGTTGGCCCATGACTTCGCCACGGCCCAAGAGCTAAAG GACATGGAAAAGGAGATAAGGAAGCAAGTTGACGCAGCCATTGCCAAAGCAAAG GAGAGTCCAATGCCCGATCCGTCTGAGCTCTTCACAAACGTTTATGTCAACGACTGTGGTTGGGAG TCCTTTGGAGTAGACAGGAAGGTGCTGAGGACTGTTCTTCCGTAG
- the LOC101762161 gene encoding uncharacterized protein LOC101762161, producing MASRWVRPEVYPLFAATGVAVGICGFQLFRNITGNPEVRVNKAGRAAGVLENHEEGRRYAMHGLRSFVHDKTPEIMPAINKFFTEPK from the exons ATGGCCAGCCGCTGGGTCCGACCCGAG GTGTACCCTCTGTTCGCGGCGACGGGCGTGGCCGTCGGCATCTGTGGATTTCAGCTCTTCAGGAACATCACCGGCAACCCGGAAGTCAG GGTAAACAAGGCAGGGAGGGCAGCTGGTGTCCTTGAAAATCATGAGGAGGGGAGGCGTTACGCAATGCACGGCCTCAGGAGCTTTGTGCATGACAAGACCCCTGAAATCATGCCAGCGATTAACAAGTTCTTCACTGAGCCAAAGTGA